The following proteins are co-located in the Urocitellus parryii isolate mUroPar1 chromosome 15, mUroPar1.hap1, whole genome shotgun sequence genome:
- the Fxyd7 gene encoding FXYD domain-containing ion transport regulator 7, with the protein MATPTQTPTNVPEEPDPFYYDYATVQTVGMTLATIMFVLGIIIILSKKVKCRKADSRSESPTCKSCKSELPSSAPGGGGV; encoded by the exons ATGGCGACCCCAACCCAGACCCCCACGAACG TTCCCGAGGAGCCCGACCCATTTTATTATG ACTATGCCACCGTGCAGACCGTGGGCATGACTCTGGCCACCATCATGTTCGTGCTGggcatcatcatcatcctca GCAAGAAGGTGAAGTGCAGGAAGGCGGACTCCAGGTCGGAGAG CCCAACATGCAAATCCTGTAAGTCGGAGCTCCCCTCCTCAG CCCCTGGCGGCGGCGGCGTGTAA